From a region of the Coffea arabica cultivar ET-39 chromosome 3e, Coffea Arabica ET-39 HiFi, whole genome shotgun sequence genome:
- the LOC113736382 gene encoding thermospermine synthase ACAULIS5-like, which produces MGDISCSNGISNGNGFNGNGHAQRKSCWYEEEIEENLRWCFALNSILHTGATPYQDIQLLDTKPFGKALVIDGKLQSAEIDEFIYHESLVHPALLHHPNPKNIFIMGGGEGSTARELLRHKTVENVAMCDIDEEVVEFCKSYLVINRDAFCDPRLDLVINDARAELERREELYDVIIGDLADPIEGGPCYQLYTKSFYESTVKPRLNQGGIFVTQAGPAGVFSHAEVFSCIYNTLRQVFKYVVPYSAHIPSYADIWGWIMASDSPLILNADELDLRMKQRIKGENRYLDGQTFTSASTLSKAVRKSLDNETHVYTEENARFIYGHGTAQKHNQA; this is translated from the exons ATGGGTGATATCTCTTGTTCAAACGGCATCAGTAATGGGAATGGCTTCAACGGAAACGGCCATGCCCAAAGGAAAAGTTGTTGGTATGAAGAAGAGATCGAAGAAAACTTGAGATGGTGTTTTGCTCTCAATAG TATTTTGCACACGGGTGCTACACCATACCAGGACATTCAACTCTTGGACACAAAGccttttggaaag GCTCTAGTCATTGATGGAAAGCTTCAAAGCGCAGAGATTGATGAATTCATCTACCATGAATCTCTTGTACATCCAGCACTTCTTCACCATCCAAA CCCCAAAAACATCTTCATCATGGGAGGAGGTGAGGGTTCTACAGCAAGAGAATTGCTAAGGCACAAAACGGTTGAGAATGTTGCCATGTGCGACATTGATGAG GAAGTGGTGGAATTTTGCAAGTCATATCTGGTGATTAATAGAGATGCTTTCTGTGATCCTAGACTTGATCTTGTCATCAATGATGCCAG GGCTGAGCTTGAAAGGAGAGAAGAGCTTTATGATGTGATCATAGGTGACCTTGCAGATCCAATTGAAGGAGGTCCATGTTACCAACTCTACACCAAGTCCTTCTATGAAAGTACTGTAAAACCAAGACTCAATCAGGGTGGTATTTTTGTAACACAG GCAGGACCAGCTGGAGTTTTCAGCCATGCGGAAGTTTTTTCTTGCATCTATAACACGCTGAGGCAGGTTTTCAAAT ATGTTGTGCCCTATTCAGCACATATTCCTTCCTATGCCGACATCTGGGGATGGATCATG GCCTCTGATTCGCCATTGATCCTGAATGCCGATGAATTGGACCTGAGGATGAAACAAAGGATCAAAGGTGAAAACAGATATCTTGATGGCCAAACATTCACATCAGCCTCCACCTTAAGCAAAGCTGTTCGGAAATC ATTGGACAATGAGACTCACGTTTACACGGAAGAAAATGCGAGGTTCATCTATGGCCATGGCACTGCCCAGAAGCACAATCAAGCCTGA
- the LOC113738246 gene encoding vacuolar sorting protein 39-like isoform X1 encodes MVHSAYDTFQLVHNSPIKIDAIESYGSNLLLACSDGSLRIYGPEFSSSPTSDRSPTSSDFHPHELKKEAYALDRTINGFSKKPMLAMEALSSRELLLSLSESISFHRLPNLETMAVITKAKGANAYSWDDRRGFLCFARQKRVCIFRHEVGRGFIEVKEFGVPDTVKSMAWCGENICLGIRREYVILNSASGALSEVFPSGRIAPPLVVSLPTGELLLGKDNIGVFVDQNGKLLQEGRICWSEAPAVVVIQKPYAIGLLPRHVEIRSLRDPYPLIQTVVLRTVRRLLQSNSAIIVALDNSVHGLFPVPLGAQIVQLTASGNFEEALALCKLLPPEDSSLRAAKEQSIHIRYAHYLFENGCYEEAMEHFLASQVEITHVLSLYPYVVLPKSSLIPEPEKFLDVTGDASYLSRGSSGMSDDMDSPPSHLLESDENADIESKKISHNTLMALIKFLQKKRYSIIEKAAAEGTEEVVLDAVGSNFISYGSTRAKKASKGRGNVPISSVARDLAAILDTALLQALILTGQSSSAVELLKGLNYCDVKICEEFLQKWNQYVGLLELYKRNAMHREALKLLHQLVEESKSEQPRMELSQKFKPEMIIDYLKPLCGTEPMLVLEFSMLVLESCPAQTIDLFLSGNIPADLVNSYLKQHAPDMQATYLEHMLAMNENGISGSLQNEMVQIYLSEVLDWYADLNAQGKWDEKSYTPRRKKLLSALENISGYNPEVLLKRLPPDALNEERAILLGKMNQHELALSIYVHKLHVPELALAYCDRVYESGLNQQSGKPYGIYLTLLQIYLNPQKTIKNFEKRISNLVVSQSPGIPKIGPGPLAKTKGRASKKIAAIEGAEDSRISPSSTDSGRSDGDADDAVEEGASTIMLDQVLDLLSRRWDRMHGGQALKLLPKETKLQNLLPFLGPLLRKSSEAYRNFSVIKSLRESENLQVKDELYEQRKTAVKITGDSMCSLCHKKIGTSVFAVFPNGKTIVHFGCFKDSQNMKAVSKGSSARKR; translated from the exons ATGGTTCATAGTGCTTATGATACATTCCAGCTTGTCCATAATTCCCCAATCAAAATCGACGCAATCGAATCCTACGGCTCGAATTTACTGCTCGCCTGCTCCGATGGATCGCTCAGAATCTACGGTCCAGAATTCTCCTCCAGTCCCACTTCCGACCGATCTCCTACCTCCTCCGATTTCCACCCGCACGAGCTCAAAAAGGAGGCTTATGCCCTCGACCGAACAATTAATGGATTCTCGAAGAAGCCAATGCTCGCAATGGAAGCTCTCAGCTCGCGAGAGCTTTTGCTTTCGCTCTCGGAATCAATATCGTTTCATCGGTTGCCCAATTTGGAAACCATGGCTGTGATTACGAAAGCGAAAGGGGCAAATGCTTACTCGTGGGATGATCGCCGAGGGTTTTTGTGCTTTGCCCGGCAGAAGAGAGTTTGTATTTTTAGGCATGAGG TCGGAAGGGGGTTTATAGAGGTGAAAGAATTTGGTGTTCCAGATACAGTGAAGTCAATGGCTTGGTGTGGGGAGAATATCTGTTTGGGGATTAGAAGAGAGTATGTGATACTAAATTCAGCAAGTGGTGCATTGTCTGAGGTGTTTCCTTCAGGGCGGATTGCTCCACCTCTAGTGGTCTCTCTTCCAACTGGGGAGCTTCTTCTAGGAAAG GATAACATTGGAGTGTTTGTTGACCAAAATGGGAAGCTTCTTCAAGAAGGCCGGATTTGTTGGTCAGAGGCACCAGCAGTTGTTGTCATTCAGAAGCCATATGCAATTGGTCTCTTACCAAGACATGTTGAG ATACGTTCTCTGCGAGACCCCTATCCACTGATACAGACAGTGGTCCTCCGAACTGTTCGTCGTCTCCTTCAAAGTAATAGTGCTATAATTGTTGCACTTGACAACTCTGTTCATGGATTATTTCCTGTTCCTCTTGGTGCACAG ATTGTACAACTAACTGCATCTGGCAATTTTGAGGAAGCATTGGCTTTATGTAAATTACTACCACCAGAAGATTCAAGCCTTCGAGCTGCAAAAGAGCAGTCAATTCATATTAG GTATGCACACTATTTGTTTGAGAATGGGTGCTATGAGGAGGCCATGGAACACTTCCTAGCTTCTCAAGTGGAAATTACTCATGTGCTTTCTTTGTATCCATATGTTGTTCTTCCAAAATCATCCCTAATCCCTGAGCCAGAGAAGTTTCTTGATGTTACCGGAGATGCCTCGTATCTCTCAAGAGGTTCTTCTGGCATGTCGGATGATATGGATTCTCCACCTTCTCATTTGCTGGAGTCTGATGAGAATGCTGATATAGAATCCAAGAAAATAAGCCACAATACTCTCATGGCTCTTATTAAGTTTTTGCAGAAAAAGAGGTATAGTATTATAGAAAAAGCTGCAGCTGAGGGAACTGAGGAGGTGGTATTAGATGCAGTTGGAAGCAACTTCATTTCTTATGGAAGTACTCGGGCTAAAAAAGCAAGCAAA GGCAGAGGTAATGTCCCCATCAGCTCAGTTGCTAGAGATTTGGCAGCAATACTGGATACTGCGCTGCTTCAAGCTCTGATTTTAACGGGACAGTCTTCATCGGCTGTGGAATTATTAAAAGGTCTCAACTACTGTGATGTAAAAATTTGTGAGGAGTTTTTGCAGAAATGGAATCAGTATGTTGGTTTGTTAGAACTTTACAAAAGGAACGCTATGCATCGTGAGGCTCTTAAACTCCTTCATCAATTAGTTGAAGAATCGAAGTCAGAGCAACCGCGGATGGAACTGTCCCAAAAGTTCAAGCCTGAGATGATTATAGATTATCTTAAA CCTCTTTGTGGAACTGAACCAATGCTTGTTCTGGAGTTCTCAATGCTAGTTCTTGAAAGTTGTCCGGCACAAACTATTGACCTCTTCTTGTCTGGAAATATTCCTGCTGACTTGGTTAACTCTTACTTAAAGCAGCATGCTCCAGACATGCAGGCGACATATTTGGAACACATGCTTGCAATGAATGAAAATGGAATCTCTGGAAGTCTTCAGAATGAAATG GTGCAAATTTATCTTTCGGAAGTGCTTGATTGGTATGCGGATCTTAATGCTCAAGGAAAGTGGGATGAGAAATCATACACCCCTCGGAGGAAGAAGTTGTTGTCTGCCTTGGAGAACATCTCTGGATATAATCCCGAGGTATTGTTAAAGCGACTCCCACCAGATGCATTGAATGAAGAGCGTGCCATCCTTCTGGGAAAAATGAATCAACATGAACTTGCACTGTCTATTTATGTTCATAAG CTGCATGTTCCTGAGTTGGCATTGGCTTATTGTGATCGGGTGTATGAATCTGGACTCAATCAACAATCAGGAAAGCCTTATGGCATATACCTTACTTTACTGCAAATCTATCTGAATCCACAGAAGACAATAAAAAACTTCGAAAAGAGAATCAGTAATTTGGTAGTGTCTCAGAGCCCTGGTATTCCAAAGATTGGACCTGGGCCTTTGGCTAAAACAAAAGGACGAGCATCTAAAAAAATTGCAGCGATTGAGGGTGCTGAGGACAGCCGAATCAGCCCTAGCAGCACTGACAGTGGAAGGAGTGATGGTGATGCAGATGATGCAGTTGAAGAAGGAGCTTCTACTATCATGCTAGATCAGGTCCTTGATCTGTTGAGCCGAAGGTGGGATCGAATGCATGGAGGACAGGCTTTAAAATTGCTGCCCAAGGAGACTAAGCTACAG AACTTGCTTCCTTTTCTCGGACCTCTTCTCAGAAAATCAAGTGAAGCATATAGAAATTTTTCGGTGATCAAGAGTCTAAGAGAGAGTGAAAACCTACAG GTGAAAGATGAGCTCTACGAGCAAAGGAAGACAGCTGTGAAGATAACTGGTGACAGCATGTGTTCTCTTTGCCACAAGAAAATAGGGACTAGTGTCTTTGCAGTCTTTCCAAATGGTAAGACCATTGTGCACTTTGGCTGCTTTAAGGATTCACAGAATATGAAGGCCGTGTCAAAAGGGTCATCAGCGCGGAAGAGATGA
- the LOC113738246 gene encoding vacuolar sorting protein 39-like isoform X2 gives MAWCGENICLGIRREYVILNSASGALSEVFPSGRIAPPLVVSLPTGELLLGKDNIGVFVDQNGKLLQEGRICWSEAPAVVVIQKPYAIGLLPRHVEIRSLRDPYPLIQTVVLRTVRRLLQSNSAIIVALDNSVHGLFPVPLGAQIVQLTASGNFEEALALCKLLPPEDSSLRAAKEQSIHIRYAHYLFENGCYEEAMEHFLASQVEITHVLSLYPYVVLPKSSLIPEPEKFLDVTGDASYLSRGSSGMSDDMDSPPSHLLESDENADIESKKISHNTLMALIKFLQKKRYSIIEKAAAEGTEEVVLDAVGSNFISYGSTRAKKASKGRGNVPISSVARDLAAILDTALLQALILTGQSSSAVELLKGLNYCDVKICEEFLQKWNQYVGLLELYKRNAMHREALKLLHQLVEESKSEQPRMELSQKFKPEMIIDYLKPLCGTEPMLVLEFSMLVLESCPAQTIDLFLSGNIPADLVNSYLKQHAPDMQATYLEHMLAMNENGISGSLQNEMVQIYLSEVLDWYADLNAQGKWDEKSYTPRRKKLLSALENISGYNPEVLLKRLPPDALNEERAILLGKMNQHELALSIYVHKLHVPELALAYCDRVYESGLNQQSGKPYGIYLTLLQIYLNPQKTIKNFEKRISNLVVSQSPGIPKIGPGPLAKTKGRASKKIAAIEGAEDSRISPSSTDSGRSDGDADDAVEEGASTIMLDQVLDLLSRRWDRMHGGQALKLLPKETKLQNLLPFLGPLLRKSSEAYRNFSVIKSLRESENLQVKDELYEQRKTAVKITGDSMCSLCHKKIGTSVFAVFPNGKTIVHFGCFKDSQNMKAVSKGSSARKR, from the exons ATGGCTTGGTGTGGGGAGAATATCTGTTTGGGGATTAGAAGAGAGTATGTGATACTAAATTCAGCAAGTGGTGCATTGTCTGAGGTGTTTCCTTCAGGGCGGATTGCTCCACCTCTAGTGGTCTCTCTTCCAACTGGGGAGCTTCTTCTAGGAAAG GATAACATTGGAGTGTTTGTTGACCAAAATGGGAAGCTTCTTCAAGAAGGCCGGATTTGTTGGTCAGAGGCACCAGCAGTTGTTGTCATTCAGAAGCCATATGCAATTGGTCTCTTACCAAGACATGTTGAG ATACGTTCTCTGCGAGACCCCTATCCACTGATACAGACAGTGGTCCTCCGAACTGTTCGTCGTCTCCTTCAAAGTAATAGTGCTATAATTGTTGCACTTGACAACTCTGTTCATGGATTATTTCCTGTTCCTCTTGGTGCACAG ATTGTACAACTAACTGCATCTGGCAATTTTGAGGAAGCATTGGCTTTATGTAAATTACTACCACCAGAAGATTCAAGCCTTCGAGCTGCAAAAGAGCAGTCAATTCATATTAG GTATGCACACTATTTGTTTGAGAATGGGTGCTATGAGGAGGCCATGGAACACTTCCTAGCTTCTCAAGTGGAAATTACTCATGTGCTTTCTTTGTATCCATATGTTGTTCTTCCAAAATCATCCCTAATCCCTGAGCCAGAGAAGTTTCTTGATGTTACCGGAGATGCCTCGTATCTCTCAAGAGGTTCTTCTGGCATGTCGGATGATATGGATTCTCCACCTTCTCATTTGCTGGAGTCTGATGAGAATGCTGATATAGAATCCAAGAAAATAAGCCACAATACTCTCATGGCTCTTATTAAGTTTTTGCAGAAAAAGAGGTATAGTATTATAGAAAAAGCTGCAGCTGAGGGAACTGAGGAGGTGGTATTAGATGCAGTTGGAAGCAACTTCATTTCTTATGGAAGTACTCGGGCTAAAAAAGCAAGCAAA GGCAGAGGTAATGTCCCCATCAGCTCAGTTGCTAGAGATTTGGCAGCAATACTGGATACTGCGCTGCTTCAAGCTCTGATTTTAACGGGACAGTCTTCATCGGCTGTGGAATTATTAAAAGGTCTCAACTACTGTGATGTAAAAATTTGTGAGGAGTTTTTGCAGAAATGGAATCAGTATGTTGGTTTGTTAGAACTTTACAAAAGGAACGCTATGCATCGTGAGGCTCTTAAACTCCTTCATCAATTAGTTGAAGAATCGAAGTCAGAGCAACCGCGGATGGAACTGTCCCAAAAGTTCAAGCCTGAGATGATTATAGATTATCTTAAA CCTCTTTGTGGAACTGAACCAATGCTTGTTCTGGAGTTCTCAATGCTAGTTCTTGAAAGTTGTCCGGCACAAACTATTGACCTCTTCTTGTCTGGAAATATTCCTGCTGACTTGGTTAACTCTTACTTAAAGCAGCATGCTCCAGACATGCAGGCGACATATTTGGAACACATGCTTGCAATGAATGAAAATGGAATCTCTGGAAGTCTTCAGAATGAAATG GTGCAAATTTATCTTTCGGAAGTGCTTGATTGGTATGCGGATCTTAATGCTCAAGGAAAGTGGGATGAGAAATCATACACCCCTCGGAGGAAGAAGTTGTTGTCTGCCTTGGAGAACATCTCTGGATATAATCCCGAGGTATTGTTAAAGCGACTCCCACCAGATGCATTGAATGAAGAGCGTGCCATCCTTCTGGGAAAAATGAATCAACATGAACTTGCACTGTCTATTTATGTTCATAAG CTGCATGTTCCTGAGTTGGCATTGGCTTATTGTGATCGGGTGTATGAATCTGGACTCAATCAACAATCAGGAAAGCCTTATGGCATATACCTTACTTTACTGCAAATCTATCTGAATCCACAGAAGACAATAAAAAACTTCGAAAAGAGAATCAGTAATTTGGTAGTGTCTCAGAGCCCTGGTATTCCAAAGATTGGACCTGGGCCTTTGGCTAAAACAAAAGGACGAGCATCTAAAAAAATTGCAGCGATTGAGGGTGCTGAGGACAGCCGAATCAGCCCTAGCAGCACTGACAGTGGAAGGAGTGATGGTGATGCAGATGATGCAGTTGAAGAAGGAGCTTCTACTATCATGCTAGATCAGGTCCTTGATCTGTTGAGCCGAAGGTGGGATCGAATGCATGGAGGACAGGCTTTAAAATTGCTGCCCAAGGAGACTAAGCTACAG AACTTGCTTCCTTTTCTCGGACCTCTTCTCAGAAAATCAAGTGAAGCATATAGAAATTTTTCGGTGATCAAGAGTCTAAGAGAGAGTGAAAACCTACAG GTGAAAGATGAGCTCTACGAGCAAAGGAAGACAGCTGTGAAGATAACTGGTGACAGCATGTGTTCTCTTTGCCACAAGAAAATAGGGACTAGTGTCTTTGCAGTCTTTCCAAATGGTAAGACCATTGTGCACTTTGGCTGCTTTAAGGATTCACAGAATATGAAGGCCGTGTCAAAAGGGTCATCAGCGCGGAAGAGATGA